A genomic segment from Helicobacter sp. NHP19-012 encodes:
- a CDS encoding penicillin-binding protein activator LpoB — MGCNDAPTQTISKSTGLAADIVNTARRALASMLESPKIQQLQGAVFGVLDVANNTKQRLDTEQLTEILLKTLEESAHGKFFATRAFADNSADHTIGKARELQTPQPSSKKPTLFLDTSIIQRTNDQHTTNYILALRVVKISTGLEVWSGEFLTK, encoded by the coding sequence ATGGGTTGTAACGATGCCCCTACACAAACGATATCCAAGAGCACCGGGCTCGCTGCCGATATTGTCAACACTGCTAGGAGAGCTTTGGCTTCTATGTTAGAAAGCCCCAAAATACAGCAATTACAAGGGGCGGTCTTTGGAGTCTTGGATGTAGCCAACAACACCAAACAACGGCTAGACACCGAGCAACTCACTGAAATATTGCTCAAAACTTTGGAGGAGAGTGCCCATGGTAAATTCTTTGCTACAAGAGCGTTCGCTGATAATAGCGCAGACCATACAATTGGTAAGGCTAGGGAATTGCAAACCCCACAACCCTCCTCTAAAAAACCCACTCTCTTCTTGGATACCTCCATCATTCAGCGCACAAACGACCAGCATACAACGAATTATATCTTAGCTTTGAGGGTGGTGAAGATTTCTACTGGTTTGGAAGTGTGGAGTGGGGAATTTTTAACAAAATAG
- a CDS encoding LPP20 family lipoprotein: MGVKKWLLLGSVVGALVVVGCGEPKSGVSKENKEYYKETKGAPKWVAGDLNDINMHDKQYSGVFLGRGEYGIVDGDVSFATDQAAAAAKANLAANLQTTLQKEVSSQKSSDGKTMNKTSSTQIKEVVDKELNATKLVARYVGKDKVWVLYGLDQGIVSKIRAELGMTSK, from the coding sequence ATGGGTGTTAAGAAGTGGTTGTTACTAGGGAGTGTTGTGGGCGCATTGGTTGTTGTGGGGTGCGGTGAGCCCAAATCTGGGGTGAGCAAAGAGAACAAGGAATACTATAAGGAGACCAAGGGCGCACCCAAGTGGGTGGCTGGCGATCTCAACGACATTAACATGCACGACAAGCAATACAGTGGCGTTTTCTTAGGCCGTGGAGAATACGGTATTGTGGATGGGGATGTGTCTTTTGCCACAGATCAGGCAGCCGCAGCAGCTAAGGCTAATTTGGCGGCAAACCTACAAACCACCCTTCAAAAGGAAGTTAGTAGCCAAAAAAGTAGCGATGGAAAAACCATGAACAAGACTAGCAGCACACAAATAAAAGAGGTGGTCGACAAAGAATTAAACGCTACTAAGTTGGTCGCTAGATATGTTGGGAAAGACAAAGTTTGGGTTCTATATGGGCTTGACCAAGGCATCGTGTCTAAAATCCGTGCAGAATTAGGCATGACCTCTAAGTAG
- the lptE gene encoding LPS assembly lipoprotein LptE, with protein MWRAWVLVLLFGGCGYQPIANFADKVLGKGVYVRLVVNLPNPKNSVEFKDLLNRFIVQRFQNTLTTEKQADSIITIEMKRVIDTSISQNQEGFTTFYRVTVYVTYTYDNKKGVTKTFEDNGYYNYAVSLQDPLITYNNRLYAIGQALEQTLTQFVSQIAYEGKVNK; from the coding sequence ATGTGGCGGGCGTGGGTTTTAGTTTTGTTGTTTGGGGGCTGTGGGTATCAGCCCATCGCCAACTTTGCGGATAAGGTGTTGGGTAAAGGGGTTTATGTGCGCCTCGTAGTGAACTTGCCCAACCCTAAAAACTCTGTGGAGTTTAAGGACTTGTTAAACCGCTTCATCGTGCAGCGCTTCCAAAACACCCTCACCACAGAGAAGCAAGCCGACTCGATCATCACCATTGAAATGAAAAGGGTTATCGACACTTCCATCAGCCAAAACCAAGAGGGTTTCACCACCTTTTACCGCGTGACGGTGTATGTCACCTACACCTACGACAATAAAAAGGGCGTTACTAAGACTTTTGAAGACAATGGTTATTACAACTACGCCGTGTCCTTGCAAGACCCCTTAATCACCTACAACAACCGCCTGTATGCCATCGGGCAGGCGTTGGAGCAAACCCTCACGCAATTTGTGTCCCAAATTGCCTACGAGGGCAAGGTGAATAAATGA
- the rpsR gene encoding 30S ribosomal protein S18, with product MERKKYSKRYCKYTEAKIEFIDYKDLELLKHSLSERYKIMPRRLTGNSKKWQERVEVAIKRARHMALIPYVVDRKKVVDNPFRLS from the coding sequence ATGGAAAGAAAGAAGTACTCGAAACGCTACTGTAAATACACAGAAGCCAAGATTGAGTTCATCGATTATAAGGATTTGGAGTTGTTAAAACACTCCCTATCCGAACGCTATAAAATCATGCCCCGCCGTTTGACGGGCAATAGTAAAAAATGGCAAGAGAGGGTTGAAGTGGCAATCAAAAGGGCAAGGCACATGGCTTTGATCCCCTATGTGGTGGATCGTAAAAAAGTGGTGGATAACCCTTTTAGATTGTCTTAA
- a CDS encoding phosphoribosyltransferase: MRLYYGYNEFRQDVVDLAKMVEVDFKPQAIVSILRGGMTLAHFLGLYWDTKEVYAINASSYGTDRKQGELVIDNVPKLKPTHKEILVVDEIVDSGRSFLGVMQVLKEHYPTARFKSAVLFAHKSAHFQADYTLKEATSWIDFFWEVDTQGDYIA, from the coding sequence ATGCGCCTTTACTACGGCTACAACGAATTTAGACAAGATGTGGTGGATTTAGCCAAAATGGTTGAGGTGGATTTTAAACCCCAAGCGATCGTGTCTATTTTAAGGGGTGGCATGACTTTGGCGCACTTTTTGGGGCTTTACTGGGACACTAAAGAGGTCTATGCGATCAACGCGAGCTCTTATGGAACGGATCGCAAACAAGGTGAACTTGTGATCGACAATGTCCCCAAACTCAAACCCACCCACAAAGAAATTCTAGTTGTGGATGAGATCGTGGATAGTGGCCGTAGCTTTTTGGGCGTGATGCAGGTGCTAAAAGAACATTACCCCACAGCCCGCTTTAAAAGTGCGGTGCTCTTTGCGCATAAGAGTGCACATTTTCAGGCGGATTACACCCTAAAAGAGGCGACTTCGTGGATAGACTTCTTTTGGGAGGTGGATACACAGGGAGATTACATTGCCTAA
- the lpoB gene encoding penicillin-binding protein activator LpoB, with protein sequence MELNKKILASCVAGALALAITGCGNGVSYASQKDLNDKKYATVGLDYQDVEDAAKTAVASMLQSPDFKQLQGKKVIQVADVINDTMQHFDTEQLTQMVLQTLKDKVQDKFYVTRVAGSQSSQDKTIEQSRKLRDNAEFNQETTQEKGTLRAPDLSLSGKVIQRNARVSSSKQRIDYIFILRLVSIKSGLELWSREFPITKLGSNKAVSW encoded by the coding sequence ATGGAACTGAATAAAAAAATCTTGGCTTCCTGTGTGGCGGGAGCTTTGGCTTTAGCGATCACGGGGTGCGGCAATGGTGTGTCCTACGCCTCCCAAAAAGATTTAAACGACAAAAAATACGCCACTGTGGGGTTGGATTACCAAGATGTAGAGGATGCAGCTAAAACCGCTGTGGCTTCTATGTTGCAAAGCCCTGATTTCAAGCAATTACAAGGTAAAAAGGTGATCCAAGTTGCAGATGTCATCAACGACACCATGCAACATTTTGACACAGAACAGCTAACCCAAATGGTGTTGCAAACCCTTAAAGACAAGGTGCAGGACAAATTCTATGTAACAAGGGTTGCGGGTAGCCAAAGCAGTCAGGACAAAACAATCGAGCAGTCTAGAAAATTGCGCGACAATGCGGAGTTTAACCAAGAAACCACGCAGGAAAAAGGCACGCTAAGAGCCCCCGATTTGAGCCTAAGCGGTAAGGTGATTCAGCGCAACGCCCGTGTAAGCTCGAGTAAACAGCGCATCGATTACATCTTTATTTTACGCCTTGTCAGCATTAAGAGTGGATTAGAATTGTGGAGTAGAGAGTTCCCCATCACCAAATTAGGGAGCAATAAAGCCGTTTCATGGTAG
- a CDS encoding bactofilin family protein, with translation MAIFANDHKQPANGSATIIAQGTKFKGELNIDCHLHIDGEFEGTIHSKSVVVIGKNGVVMGEIFASKIVVSGKFNGNADADIIEIMSMGYVDGKIVSAELVIERKAVLTGESHPKDSLKKSMENKPPKNDSI, from the coding sequence ATGGCAATCTTTGCTAACGATCATAAACAACCTGCTAATGGATCAGCCACCATCATCGCCCAAGGCACCAAGTTCAAAGGCGAATTAAATATTGACTGCCACCTACACATCGATGGCGAGTTTGAGGGCACCATCCACTCGAAAAGCGTGGTGGTGATCGGCAAAAATGGCGTGGTGATGGGCGAAATCTTTGCCTCTAAGATTGTTGTGAGTGGCAAATTCAATGGCAATGCTGATGCCGACATCATTGAAATCATGTCCATGGGGTATGTGGATGGTAAAATTGTGAGCGCAGAATTGGTGATCGAGCGCAAGGCAGTTTTAACCGGCGAGAGCCACCCTAAAGATTCTCTTAAAAAATCTATGGAGAACAAACCCCCCAAGAATGATTCAATCTAG
- the ssb gene encoding single-stranded DNA-binding protein, whose product MYNKITLVGHFTRDVEVRHLSSGSVVGSGGIATNHTYKKQDGSKEQETCFVDLTFFGRTAEIAQQYLHKGSKVLIEGRLKFESWTDNAGNKRSKHVVVVENLVMLDSKAQSEGYMQIPQGYAQTPQGGFAPQNNFATQGYQQAPKREEKIPEINVDDDMPF is encoded by the coding sequence GTGTATAATAAAATCACCCTTGTCGGACATTTCACAAGAGATGTAGAAGTGCGCCACTTGTCTAGTGGGTCTGTGGTGGGGAGTGGGGGGATTGCCACGAACCACACCTACAAAAAACAAGATGGGAGCAAGGAACAAGAAACTTGTTTTGTGGACCTCACCTTTTTTGGGCGTACGGCTGAGATCGCCCAGCAATACCTGCATAAGGGGTCTAAGGTACTCATTGAAGGACGCTTAAAGTTTGAGAGTTGGACAGACAACGCAGGCAATAAACGCAGCAAGCATGTTGTGGTGGTGGAGAATTTGGTGATGTTGGATAGCAAGGCGCAAAGCGAGGGCTATATGCAAATTCCGCAAGGCTACGCACAAACCCCCCAAGGTGGTTTTGCTCCCCAAAATAATTTCGCCACGCAAGGCTATCAGCAAGCCCCCAAGCGGGAAGAAAAAATCCCCGAGATCAATGTCGATGATGACATGCCTTTTTAA
- a CDS encoding pyridoxal-phosphate-dependent aminotransferase family protein, with protein MKPTQTLLFTPGPTPLHPAVANTLSQPIPHHRTPEFEAIFGSVRQQLKEMIGLAEVLTLVSSGTGAMEAALLQFVRPSTEPALLVLNNGKFGERFGKIARAHSLSVVEIKSAWDTPINPDQVLETLQRNPRIQAIALQVCDSSGGLRLDFEGISEVAKEHNPKIVTIIDAITALGVEPLQTSHIDVLIGGSQKAFMLPVGLSFLGLSDFALSQLEDRGYYFNLKLELKNQQKNTTAFTAGILHILGLQTYFECVRNLGGFDTLYTATKKRAESTHKALEALGLEIYPKAPALCMSVIYHEQASRIRKHLHQKYGVLVAGGQDALKDYLLRINHMGIIETHQSAWVLSALEQSLVDLKLRPSFEGVAIKAFMQHHYKEV; from the coding sequence TTGAAACCCACGCAGACCCTGCTCTTCACCCCCGGACCCACTCCCCTACACCCCGCCGTTGCCAACACCTTAAGCCAACCTATACCCCACCACCGCACGCCTGAATTTGAGGCGATCTTTGGCTCTGTGCGCCAACAACTCAAAGAGATGATAGGGCTTGCTGAGGTTTTAACTCTCGTTAGTAGCGGCACGGGGGCGATGGAGGCGGCGTTGTTGCAATTTGTGCGCCCCAGCACAGAGCCCGCTTTGTTGGTGCTGAATAATGGCAAATTTGGCGAGCGTTTTGGCAAGATCGCAAGGGCACATAGCCTAAGCGTGGTGGAGATCAAAAGCGCGTGGGACACCCCCATTAACCCCGATCAAGTGCTAGAAACCTTACAAAGAAACCCCCGTATCCAAGCGATCGCCCTGCAAGTGTGCGACTCTTCGGGGGGGCTGCGTTTAGACTTTGAGGGCATCAGCGAAGTGGCTAAAGAGCACAACCCTAAGATTGTTACAATCATTGACGCCATCACCGCTCTAGGGGTCGAGCCTTTACAAACAAGCCATATCGATGTGTTGATCGGCGGTAGTCAAAAGGCGTTCATGCTCCCTGTGGGCTTGAGCTTTTTGGGCTTAAGCGATTTTGCGCTTTCACAATTAGAGGATCGGGGCTATTACTTTAACCTCAAACTAGAGCTAAAAAACCAGCAAAAAAATACCACCGCCTTCACAGCGGGCATTTTGCACATTTTGGGACTACAAACCTACTTTGAGTGTGTGCGAAATTTAGGCGGATTTGACACCCTTTACACTGCCACGAAAAAGAGGGCGGAGAGCACCCACAAAGCCCTTGAAGCCCTAGGGCTTGAAATTTACCCCAAAGCCCCCGCGCTGTGTATGTCTGTGATTTACCATGAACAAGCAAGCCGCATTAGAAAACACCTACACCAAAAATATGGGGTCTTGGTAGCAGGCGGACAGGACGCTCTAAAAGATTATCTTTTGCGTATCAACCACATGGGGATCATAGAAACACACCAAAGCGCATGGGTGCTAAGTGCCCTAGAGCAAAGCCTTGTGGATTTGAAACTGCGCCCAAGCTTTGAGGGCGTGGCGATCAAGGCGTTCATGCAACACCACTACAAGGAGGTTTAA
- the rpsF gene encoding 30S ribosomal protein S6, which translates to MKHYETMFILKPTLVEEELQSKIAFYQEVITGQGGVIANTLDMGARHLAYEIQKHKRGYYFVIYFQAEPEAVLELERLYRINEDVLRFIILKYENKKEQKAWHTLVDRASKKILHAVPEKPHKETSAKEPPAEGQGV; encoded by the coding sequence TTGAAGCATTACGAGACGATGTTTATCCTTAAACCCACTTTGGTGGAAGAGGAACTTCAAAGCAAGATTGCTTTTTACCAAGAAGTGATCACGGGACAAGGAGGCGTGATCGCCAACACCTTAGATATGGGCGCACGCCATTTGGCTTATGAGATTCAAAAGCACAAAAGGGGTTATTACTTTGTCATCTATTTTCAAGCCGAGCCTGAAGCAGTTTTAGAGCTTGAAAGGCTTTACCGCATTAATGAGGATGTGTTGCGCTTTATCATTTTGAAATACGAGAATAAAAAAGAACAGAAAGCGTGGCACACTTTGGTGGATCGAGCGAGCAAGAAAATCTTGCATGCCGTGCCTGAAAAGCCCCACAAAGAAACCTCTGCCAAAGAGCCCCCAGCAGAAGGTCAAGGTGTATAA
- a CDS encoding MiaB/RimO family radical SAM methylthiotransferase: protein MLGKLAHYELTNDLSVADAIIVNTCGFIQSAKEESIRVLLEAIEGRKKGAVVVASGCLSQRYKEELAKELPEIDIFTGVGDYDKIDTLLAQKQSQFSKRVFLASQHARTIIGSSVHAYVKLSEGCNQSCSFCAIPSFKGRLQSKSIESVLNEVEGLAKRGYTDISFIAQDSSSYLQDLGVKEGLTQLIKAIDKQGTLKSARIFYLYPTSTTHQLIEAIANSPIFANYFDMPIQHISDSMLKTMRRNSSKAKHLELLKAMRAVPGSFLRSTLLLGHPHEQESDIDELEAFLQEFKFDRLNLFAFSAEEGTKAYGMPQIAEKLINERLDRINTLVQEQVQASMQSLVGQTLEVIVEGASEDNLFLRARDRRWGLEIDGEILINESHLEHTPPGHYIAHCHSFQEGILLGRVVA from the coding sequence ATGCTAGGCAAACTCGCCCATTACGAACTCACCAACGATTTAAGCGTCGCCGATGCGATCATTGTGAATACTTGTGGGTTTATCCAGTCGGCTAAAGAGGAGAGCATTCGGGTTTTGCTAGAAGCCATTGAGGGGCGTAAAAAGGGGGCGGTGGTCGTGGCTAGCGGTTGTCTTAGCCAACGCTATAAAGAAGAGTTGGCGAAAGAATTGCCCGAAATCGACATTTTCACGGGCGTGGGCGATTACGACAAAATAGACACCCTGCTCGCCCAAAAGCAAAGCCAGTTTTCTAAACGCGTCTTTTTAGCTAGCCAACACGCCCGTACCATCATCGGCTCGTCTGTGCATGCCTATGTCAAATTAAGCGAGGGGTGTAACCAAAGTTGTAGCTTTTGTGCGATCCCCAGCTTTAAAGGGCGTTTGCAAAGCAAGAGCATAGAGAGTGTGTTAAACGAAGTGGAGGGGCTAGCCAAGAGAGGCTACACGGACATTAGTTTTATTGCCCAAGACTCTAGCTCTTATTTGCAAGATTTAGGCGTTAAAGAGGGATTAACCCAGCTCATTAAAGCCATTGATAAACAAGGCACACTCAAAAGTGCCAGGATTTTTTATCTCTACCCCACAAGCACCACGCACCAACTTATCGAGGCGATCGCAAACTCGCCTATTTTTGCCAATTACTTTGACATGCCCATCCAGCACATCAGCGACTCCATGCTAAAAACCATGCGCCGTAACTCTAGCAAAGCCAAGCATTTAGAGCTCTTAAAAGCCATGCGTGCGGTGCCCGGTAGCTTTTTACGCTCTACCTTGCTTCTAGGTCACCCACACGAACAAGAGAGCGACATAGATGAGCTAGAGGCGTTTTTACAAGAGTTTAAATTTGACCGCTTAAATCTCTTTGCCTTCAGTGCTGAGGAGGGCACAAAGGCTTATGGCATGCCCCAAATTGCAGAGAAACTTATTAATGAGAGGCTCGATCGCATCAATACCCTAGTGCAAGAGCAGGTGCAAGCCTCCATGCAAAGCCTCGTGGGGCAGACCTTGGAGGTCATTGTGGAGGGGGCTAGCGAGGACAATCTCTTTTTGCGTGCGCGTGATCGGCGTTGGGGCTTAGAGATCGATGGAGAAATTTTAATCAATGAAAGCCATTTAGAGCACACCCCCCCGGGGCACTACATCGCCCACTGCCACAGCTTCCAAGAGGGGATACTCTTAGGTAGGGTGGTGGCTTAA
- the holA gene encoding DNA polymerase III subunit delta: MYQKDLENYLKTHIPRAVLLYGEWDFYIEYYGQKIAKLYPQAQVNRAYFSEFDLNECLEWLGQSSLFAQGNLVWLKLDKKLGVKDIQKLLDALVKNPQNALIVEFYRAKSQSEYAQDFRQFSGYFKHPILLDSVLEVRFFTPPYDTLLKLVQEKIHELQLQISQEALHLLLEGHNFDLRLVHRDLEKLALLEQNVGLQEVQDFVQGMGAVEVSGFLNALFAKRGVLELWGRLQNEGVDENEWLRALWRYFYQLFGFYAYSQKGQAQAKDILGYTPPPAVIKELKGRCQKVADYATLFGLLQSWHSVNLQGQREKSWHFLIKIQDCIR; encoded by the coding sequence ATGTACCAGAAAGACCTAGAAAACTATTTAAAAACCCACATCCCTAGGGCGGTGTTGCTCTATGGAGAGTGGGATTTTTACATTGAGTATTACGGGCAAAAGATCGCCAAGCTCTACCCACAAGCGCAAGTCAATCGGGCGTATTTTAGCGAGTTTGATTTAAACGAGTGTCTGGAGTGGCTCGGGCAATCTAGCCTATTTGCACAGGGTAATTTAGTGTGGCTAAAGCTAGATAAAAAACTAGGGGTCAAGGATATCCAAAAACTCTTAGACGCTCTAGTCAAGAACCCCCAAAACGCCCTCATCGTTGAGTTTTATAGGGCGAAAAGCCAAAGCGAGTACGCCCAAGATTTTAGGCAATTTAGCGGGTATTTCAAGCACCCCATTTTATTAGACTCGGTGCTAGAAGTGCGCTTTTTCACCCCCCCCTATGACACACTCCTAAAGTTAGTGCAAGAGAAAATCCATGAGTTGCAACTGCAAATCAGCCAAGAGGCGTTGCACTTGCTCTTAGAGGGGCATAATTTTGATTTGCGCTTGGTCCATAGGGATTTAGAAAAATTAGCCCTACTAGAGCAGAATGTAGGCTTACAAGAGGTGCAGGATTTTGTGCAGGGCATGGGGGCGGTGGAGGTGAGCGGGTTTTTAAACGCCTTGTTTGCCAAAAGGGGAGTGTTGGAGCTTTGGGGGCGATTGCAAAATGAGGGGGTAGATGAAAACGAGTGGCTTAGGGCGTTGTGGCGGTATTTTTATCAACTCTTTGGCTTTTACGCCTATAGTCAAAAAGGGCAAGCGCAGGCTAAGGACATTTTAGGCTACACCCCCCCACCTGCCGTGATTAAAGAGTTAAAAGGGCGGTGCCAAAAAGTCGCCGATTACGCTACACTGTTTGGTTTGTTGCAAAGTTGGCACAGCGTAAACTTGCAGGGGCAAAGAGAAAAAAGTTGGCATTTTTTAATCAAAATACAAGATTGTATCCGCTAG
- a CDS encoding M23 family metallopeptidase translates to MADKFMLTIIDENGSRQWRVPRNAKKHALIAVAVVLMVLLGGGLILSYLVHRVSGLTLDKNIIQANYQNLYNKNSTLAQEIIQKNREIALVTHKIKDLESILKVEKMKGNKIYKVALDALSKANKTLALALIPNGEPVKSYHAKLKANTLHKKSLGPYSAYNFSVAVNTPVYACASGVVDLLLQHNFRDYGKLIRLENAFGFTSIYARLNSIVIKPHTFVQKGELLGYSSASLHYEIRFLGRIVDMPLFMDWSLENFSVVFQDEQVDWQNLFYSIEDMVQVQGYKKAQAQGLGEFSVAQ, encoded by the coding sequence TTGGCAGATAAGTTCATGCTCACCATCATTGATGAAAACGGCTCGAGGCAGTGGCGGGTGCCTAGAAACGCTAAGAAGCATGCTTTGATCGCCGTGGCTGTGGTGCTTATGGTGCTTTTGGGTGGAGGCCTAATTTTAAGCTACTTGGTGCATAGGGTCAGCGGCCTCACCTTAGATAAAAATATCATCCAAGCCAATTATCAAAATCTCTACAATAAAAACAGCACTTTAGCCCAAGAAATCATCCAAAAAAACCGAGAAATTGCCCTTGTAACCCATAAAATTAAAGACCTAGAGAGCATTTTGAAAGTGGAAAAAATGAAGGGGAATAAGATTTACAAGGTGGCCCTAGATGCCCTGTCTAAAGCAAATAAAACCCTCGCTTTAGCCCTTATCCCCAATGGCGAACCCGTCAAAAGCTATCATGCAAAGCTGAAGGCGAACACTTTGCATAAAAAATCGCTGGGGCCTTACAGTGCCTATAACTTTAGCGTGGCTGTCAACACCCCCGTTTACGCATGCGCTAGCGGGGTGGTGGATTTGTTGTTGCAACACAATTTTAGAGACTATGGCAAATTGATCCGTCTAGAAAACGCCTTTGGTTTCACTTCTATTTATGCCCGCCTAAACTCCATAGTCATTAAACCCCACACTTTTGTGCAAAAGGGCGAACTCTTGGGTTATAGCAGCGCGAGTTTACACTATGAAATCCGCTTTTTGGGGCGGATTGTGGACATGCCCTTGTTCATGGATTGGAGTTTGGAAAATTTTAGCGTGGTTTTTCAAGACGAACAAGTGGATTGGCAGAATCTCTTTTACAGCATTGAGGACATGGTGCAAGTGCAGGGCTATAAAAAAGCCCAAGCTCAAGGTTTAGGGGAATTTAGTGTGGCTCAATAA
- the ung gene encoding uracil-DNA glycosylase: protein MTRLQNTAWFELLEPLSRTPAFSALNDNYTESLKAAQAQNTQVFPPMRQIFRAFEATPFEKLHTILLGQDPYPGTFKHDNQEKPFACGLSFSVSRIAPLPKSLQNIYKELHISLNTPLSKHGDLSAWAHQGVLLLNAILSVPKGQPKGHAHLGWENFTDQILNMLSQLDRPLLFIFLGRVAQEKMKVLSQNSKHLILCAPHPSPLAQSRPPVFLGSGVFKKAQEFLKAQRISMQWALD, encoded by the coding sequence TTGACCCGGTTACAAAACACGGCATGGTTTGAGCTGTTAGAACCCTTAAGCCGAACCCCCGCCTTTAGTGCACTCAATGACAATTACACAGAAAGCCTAAAGGCAGCGCAGGCACAAAACACGCAAGTTTTTCCCCCTATGCGCCAAATCTTTAGAGCTTTTGAAGCGACACCTTTTGAGAAATTACACACAATCTTATTAGGTCAAGACCCCTACCCGGGCACCTTTAAGCATGATAACCAAGAAAAACCCTTTGCTTGTGGTCTAAGTTTTAGTGTGTCAAGAATCGCCCCCCTGCCCAAGAGTCTGCAAAACATCTATAAAGAATTGCACATCAGCTTAAACACGCCCCTAAGTAAGCACGGCGATTTAAGTGCATGGGCACATCAAGGAGTGTTGCTACTGAATGCGATTTTGAGTGTGCCAAAGGGACAACCCAAGGGGCATGCCCATTTAGGGTGGGAGAATTTCACAGATCAAATTTTAAACATGCTCTCACAGCTGGATCGCCCCCTATTGTTTATCTTCTTAGGCAGAGTGGCACAAGAAAAGATGAAAGTTCTAAGCCAAAACTCTAAACATTTAATCCTATGCGCTCCACACCCAAGTCCGCTCGCTCAAAGCCGCCCTCCCGTTTTCTTGGGTAGTGGGGTTTTTAAAAAAGCCCAAGAATTTTTAAAAGCTCAAAGAATTTCTATGCAGTGGGCTTTAGATTAA
- a CDS encoding bifunctional folylpolyglutamate synthase/dihydrofolate synthase: MKLNDFLATKPFELAPFEPQRFKQVYRDFCQHFKDNTPKIQIIGTNGKGSTGRFLAQSLEASGFKVLHFSSPHLLDFNERFYTQGRNVPQSELEQAHAYLQSLPIDAHLSYFEYATLLAVVLAKDCDFMVAEAGLGGEFDSTTSLNKRIALVFTPISVDHTDRLGSSLLEIATTKLRAGLHLEPQVPMIFAKQEPEVQELTKKLLPSQNLAFIEELSQEALREGQKWGYPPFLVQNLQTALSTLTALDLAPKALKRLNLRGRFEHITPNILLDVAHNVGGARALAEALKGRQLDLIYNSYARKDALGVLESLKPYVQHVWILPVPDPQIMPQEKLQGILKQLNLPFSPFRGVIEPSKSYLVVGSFSVVRAFLQGGFFGR; this comes from the coding sequence ATGAAGTTAAACGATTTTCTTGCCACAAAACCCTTTGAGCTCGCCCCCTTTGAGCCTCAGCGTTTTAAGCAAGTCTACAGGGATTTTTGCCAGCATTTTAAAGACAACACGCCTAAAATCCAAATCATCGGTACCAATGGCAAGGGCAGCACAGGGCGCTTTTTAGCCCAAAGCTTGGAGGCGAGTGGCTTTAAGGTCCTGCACTTTAGCTCCCCACATTTGCTAGACTTTAATGAGCGTTTTTACACACAAGGACGGAATGTTCCCCAAAGTGAATTAGAACAGGCCCACGCCTATTTGCAAAGCCTACCCATAGATGCGCACTTAAGCTATTTTGAATACGCCACGCTTTTAGCAGTGGTCTTAGCTAAGGACTGCGACTTTATGGTCGCTGAGGCAGGGCTAGGCGGGGAGTTTGACAGCACCACGAGTTTAAACAAACGCATTGCGCTGGTTTTCACGCCCATTAGTGTGGATCACACCGATCGCCTAGGCAGTAGCTTATTAGAAATTGCCACGACTAAACTAAGAGCGGGGCTACATTTAGAGCCACAAGTGCCTATGATTTTTGCTAAACAAGAGCCGGAAGTGCAAGAGCTTACCAAAAAACTTTTGCCTAGCCAAAATTTGGCTTTTATTGAGGAGTTAAGCCAAGAAGCCCTAAGAGAGGGGCAAAAGTGGGGCTATCCGCCCTTCTTGGTGCAGAATTTACAAACAGCCCTAAGCACCCTAACAGCCCTAGATCTCGCACCCAAAGCCCTAAAACGGCTCAATTTAAGGGGGCGTTTTGAGCACATTACGCCCAATATCTTATTAGATGTGGCGCATAATGTAGGGGGGGCTAGGGCTTTGGCTGAGGCTTTAAAAGGGCGGCAATTAGACTTGATTTACAACAGCTACGCCAGAAAAGACGCATTGGGGGTCTTAGAAAGTTTAAAGCCCTATGTGCAGCATGTGTGGATCTTGCCCGTGCCAGACCCGCAGATCATGCCCCAAGAGAAGTTGCAAGGGATTTTAAAGCAACTCAATTTGCCCTTTAGCCCTTTTAGGGGGGTGATCGAGCCTAGTAAATCTTATTTAGTGGTGGGCTCTTTTAGCGTGGTGCGTGCCTTTTTACAAGGGGGGTTTTTTGGCAGATAA